GTCGGCGGTCTCTACAACAAAATGAGCACGAGCACGTCGCTGGTCACGCAGACGCCGCTGTTCGCCGGTCCCGGTCCCAGCTTCTTGGCCATCGTAAACACGCCGGTAGCGCGTCCTTCGGCGACCAAGGAGCAGTCGCTGTTTGGCAATGTCACCGCGCACATCGGTGAGAAGACCGAGATCTCGGTCGGCACGCGCTACATCGACTACCACGCCGAGGGCAATCTGATCATCAGCGGTGTGACCATCCCGGCGGCTGCGGAAAATCGCGATGCAAGCCACTGGATCTACTCTGCCTCGGTCAAGCACAACGTGACGCCGGACCTGATGGTCTACGCCTCGTTCGGCAGTTCGTGGCGTCCGGGCTCTTCGACCAACGCGATCCAGTTCCGCGATCTCGCCAACCCCGGTCCGCTACTCTCGTCGTTCTACTTCCCGGGTGACGAGACCTCGAACTCCTACGAAATCGGCTTCAAGTCGAGCTGGCTGGACCGCCGCCTGCGCGTGAACGTCACGGCCTATCACCAGGACTTCAAGAACTACGCTTATTCCTCGCCGAACGTCTATGCGGCCGGCCTGGACGCCACGGGTTCGCAGCGCGTGTTCCTGGCGGCCCCCGCCATTGCGGTCGGCGTGCCGGCGAAGGTCGACGGTGTCGAAGGCGAGATCGATTTCCGCGCCAGCGATCGCTTCAACATCGGCGTTTCGGCCAGCTACTCGCTCAGCAAGATCAAGAACGGCGTGGTTCCGTGCAACAACTACGGTGGTACGGTTCCGACCTATGCGCAGATCATTGCCGCCAACAACGGCCAGCAGATCGCGACTTGCACGGTGAACTACCGCGCCGGTCTCAGCGCACCGTTCGCCGCGACGGCCCAGTCCGAGTACAAGCATCCCATCAATGACACGATGGAAGGCTACGTTCGCGGCCTGATGACCTTCAGCGGCAAGTCGCAGAACGATCCTGCCAACGCGTTCGACGACGTCAGCAGCTATGCCCTGTTCAACTTCTTCGCCGGCATCCGCGCTGCGGACGGTGGCTGGGAACTGGGCGGCTACGTCAAGAACGTGTTCAACGCGGAGCGCGTGCTGTCGCGGACCGCGCAGCCGCTGGGCGTGAGCTACACGCAGATCACGTCCACGGGGGCCATCGGCCAGTCGGGTGCCAGCGCCTATCGCGGCATCACGATGACCGCGCCGCGCGAGTTCGGCGTGTCGCTGACGGCGCGCTTCGGGTCGCGCTGAGCTCCGTCGGAGCGACAAAGAGAGGCCGGCGGGAAACCGCCGGCCTTTTCGTTTGACCGGGCGGCTCGCGGGAAATAGGCGACAGTGCTGATCATCAGAGGGTGAAGGCGAGAGGATGGAAAGTCGACCCAAGCGGCGGCCGCGCGATCCCGATGCGACGCGCGAGGTGATCCTCGAGGCCGCGCGTACCCTGTTAGCCAAGGACGGGCCCGAAGGCATCAGCCTTTCCGAAGTCGCCCATCTCGCCGGCGTCAACCGCGGCACCGCCTACCAGCATTTCGAAACGCGCGAGAAGCTGATCGAGGCGACCGTCGCCTGGGCTTCGGACAAGCTGTTCCGCGCAGCTTTCGGCGATCCCGAAAAGATCGGCGAGCGCCGTATCGAAGAGACCGACATTGCCGCCATGACCGAGCGGCTGGCCGCTTTCGCCATGGAGAACCACGAGCTCTGCCGCGTCTGGCTGATGCAGGTGCTGGCTTCGCCGGACCCGTCGCAGGACCCGTTCTGGCGTGAATATTGCGGCTCGCTCGAACGCTGGGCGGCCAGCGATCTGGCCGTGCCGGGGATCGACGCAGAGGTGCTTTCGGTGATGAACCTCGCCGGCATTTTCCTCTGGCCGATCTGGGCGCGTGCCCATGCCGAGGATGACGCCGGCCGCGCCGCGCTGGGGCAGCGTTTCGCCCGCGAAACGCTGCGTTTGTCGATGTATGGCTCCTTGCGGGCCGAGGCTTACCCCGGCATAGCTGAACGCCTGCGCAGCATGCGAGACGGAGAGTCGGACGCAGGCGCCTGACCCCCATTCCACGGTCCGAAAGACCGACCCAGATCGACCATCATTCAAGGGAGTTCTTATGTTTAAAGCGATCCTGATCGAAAAGACCGACGACGGCCAGAAGGTCTCGGTGACTGAGCTCGACGAGAGCCAGCTGCCCGAAGGCGACGTCACGATCGACGTCGACTATTCGACAATGAACTACAAGGACGGCCTCGCCATCACCGGCGACGGCCCGGTCGTGCGCCGCTGGCCGATGGTCCCGGGCATCGACCTTGTCGGCACGGTCAGCGAGTCGTCGAACCCGAACTTCAAGGCGGGCGATTCCGTCCTGCTCAACGGCTGGGGCGTGGGCGAAGTGCACTGGGGCGGTTTCGCCACCAAGGCGCGGCTCAAGGGCGACTGGCTGGTCAAGCTGCCGTCGACCTTCACCGGCCTTCAGGCCATGGGCATCGGCACTGCCGGCTACACCGCTTCGCTCAGCGTCGACGCGCTGGTGAACTTCGGCGTGACGCCGGCCGACGGCGAAGTCCTCGTCACCGGCACGCCCGGTGGCGTCGGCTCGGTCGCGGTGGCGCTGCTCAAGAAGGCGGGCTTCACCGTCGTCGCGTCGATCGGCGACGAGAGCGAGAAGGACTATCTGACCAGCCTCGGCGCCGACGACTTCGTCTTGCGCTCGGACTATTCGGAGCCCGGCAAGCCGTTCCAGAAGGAGCGCTGGGGCGCGGTGGTCGACTCGGTCGGCAGCCACACGCTGGCCAATGCCATCGCCCAGACCAAGTACCGCGGTACGGTCACTGCCTGTGGCCTCGCCCAGGGCAGCGACCTCGCCACTACCGTCATGCCGTTCATCCTGCGCGGCGTCTCGCTGCTCGGCATCGACAGCGTGATGTGCCCGCAGAAGCCGCGCCAGGCTGCCTGGGATCGCCTCGGCCGCGATCTCAATCCGGCGCTGCTCAACACGATCGCCACCGAGATTAGCCTCGGCGAGACGATCCAGGGCGCGCGCGATCTGATCGACGGCAAGATCCGGGGGCGCCTGATTGTCGACGTGAAGCGCTGAAGACTTCCTGTCGGTCGCAGTCGATCGGGCTGCGACCGACGGGGCTAGGGAGAGATGAGGACATGACCAGCAAGGTCCAGGTAGCGGACGGCCTGTCGATCGCCCGCGGCATTCCGCTTGCCGAAGAGACTGGCATCGGCCCTCTGACGCTCGGCCGCTACGTGCGCGAGATCGTGCAGCGTTACGGCCCGCGCGAGGCGGCGATGATCGAGCTCGATGGAAAGGTCGAGCGCTGGACCTATGACCAGATGCTGGCCAAGTCGCTTGAAGTCGCCAAGGCGTTGATCGCCAGCGGCACCGGCAAGGGTACGCGCGTCGGTATCCTCGTGACCAACCGGCTCGAATTCCTCTCGAGTGTGTTCGGCGCAGCGCTGGCCGGTTGCATCGCCAATCCGATCAGTACCTTCTTCACCGCGACCGAGCTCGACGAAGTGCTCAAGCAGTCGGGCTGCTCGGTGCTGCTGCTCGAACGCAAGGTCCTCAAGAAGGACTTCGCGAGCATGATGATCGAGCTCGAACCCGCGATCGCCTCGGCCAAGCCCGGCGAGCTCGCCTCGCAGCGCTATCCCTATCTTCGCCACCTGGCGTTGGTCGACAGCGACACGGGTGAGGGCGCGATCGAGGGCTGGAGCACGTTCCTCGCGCGTGGCCGCGGCGTGGCTGACGAACT
The window above is part of the Novosphingobium sp. G106 genome. Proteins encoded here:
- a CDS encoding TonB-dependent receptor — translated: MKRISFVALASVSLLSLAAPAMAQEAAAKDGDENVADTGDIVVQARRRDESSQEVPLVVNAVTADSMAKLNIREFQDVQSLVPGLQMSSSANGIGTQATLRGVAYDVNASGNNGTIEFYQNDAPISSGMLFQSMFDVGQVEVLRGPQGTLRGRASPSGSITVTTHRVDLNEAGGYVQGTVTDTGTTNANVALNVPIIEDKLGVRVAGVYDEGDGNEVRSVNNALDPYIKTRGGRVSLRAEPVDFLSLSGSYTTTNRKALQYDQVGSMSISTVGGATGPVLIDADDRRAVQFIPRNYEQTFKIWNWQAQARFAGQKLDYVGSHSTQKLHTVDPNDDGGFFSATNPAALLGANQTTNTGATQTTHELRLSNEERIAGMFDYVVGGLYNKMSTSTSLVTQTPLFAGPGPSFLAIVNTPVARPSATKEQSLFGNVTAHIGEKTEISVGTRYIDYHAEGNLIISGVTIPAAAENRDASHWIYSASVKHNVTPDLMVYASFGSSWRPGSSTNAIQFRDLANPGPLLSSFYFPGDETSNSYEIGFKSSWLDRRLRVNVTAYHQDFKNYAYSSPNVYAAGLDATGSQRVFLAAPAIAVGVPAKVDGVEGEIDFRASDRFNIGVSASYSLSKIKNGVVPCNNYGGTVPTYAQIIAANNGQQIATCTVNYRAGLSAPFAATAQSEYKHPINDTMEGYVRGLMTFSGKSQNDPANAFDDVSSYALFNFFAGIRAADGGWELGGYVKNVFNAERVLSRTAQPLGVSYTQITSTGAIGQSGASAYRGITMTAPREFGVSLTARFGSR
- a CDS encoding TetR/AcrR family transcriptional regulator, encoding MESRPKRRPRDPDATREVILEAARTLLAKDGPEGISLSEVAHLAGVNRGTAYQHFETREKLIEATVAWASDKLFRAAFGDPEKIGERRIEETDIAAMTERLAAFAMENHELCRVWLMQVLASPDPSQDPFWREYCGSLERWAASDLAVPGIDAEVLSVMNLAGIFLWPIWARAHAEDDAGRAALGQRFARETLRLSMYGSLRAEAYPGIAERLRSMRDGESDAGA
- a CDS encoding MDR family oxidoreductase, whose protein sequence is MFKAILIEKTDDGQKVSVTELDESQLPEGDVTIDVDYSTMNYKDGLAITGDGPVVRRWPMVPGIDLVGTVSESSNPNFKAGDSVLLNGWGVGEVHWGGFATKARLKGDWLVKLPSTFTGLQAMGIGTAGYTASLSVDALVNFGVTPADGEVLVTGTPGGVGSVAVALLKKAGFTVVASIGDESEKDYLTSLGADDFVLRSDYSEPGKPFQKERWGAVVDSVGSHTLANAIAQTKYRGTVTACGLAQGSDLATTVMPFILRGVSLLGIDSVMCPQKPRQAAWDRLGRDLNPALLNTIATEISLGETIQGARDLIDGKIRGRLIVDVKR